A window of Silurus meridionalis isolate SWU-2019-XX chromosome 4, ASM1480568v1, whole genome shotgun sequence contains these coding sequences:
- the LOC124384921 gene encoding serine/threonine-protein kinase pim-1-like, which yields MFRHQYQMLPWKRDVFSLLDNDICWMRYFGQEGNKIENKAPSAVMIHKKFLYINQHTGSWNIKDRAHDQPKSSFRGKRKPDNLPNEYEPHQKRQKKQIIEEKTDVSKKTNLVLYINQHTGSWNIKKRAYDQPKSSFRGKRKPDILPNDYEPHQKRQKKQIIEEKTDVSNTNKLPPKHLGIAHLLEVYETRELLGKGGFGSVYAGVRKADGLPVAIKYISKRKAPKKLEIPGHGFLPTEVALMSIVNTEPYCLNILRILEWYEQPKCYYIVLERPEPCENLHQFCSRYGSCLPETVARLVMVQLIDALKHCKSRGILHRDVKPENIMVQTNTLKVKLIDFGCGDLIKDKYKEFTGTPSYAPPEWFKKKKYLAEPATVWSVGVTLYRLVCGSLPFNTRKDVKHGHVRFSRSHSEECMHLIRWCLCTKPAGRPSLEQIEHHPWFHFKGSALQTTG from the exons TTTGGGCAAGAAGGAAATAAAATCGAGAATAAAGCGCCATCTGCTGTGATGATTCACAAAAAAT ttttatacatCAACCAGCACACTGGAAGCTGGAACATAAAGGACAGGGCACATGATCAGCCCAAGTCATCATTCAGGGGCAAAAGGAAACCTGATAACCTGCCCAATGAATATGAGCCTCatcagaagagacagaaaaaacagataATAGAAGAGAAAACGGACGTCTCCAAGAAAACTAatctag ttttatacatCAATCAGCACACTGGAAGCTGGAACATAAAGAAGAGGGCATACGATCAGCCCAAGTCATCATTCAGGGGCAAAAGGAAACCTGATATTCTGCCCAATGATTATGAGCCTCatcagaagagacagaaaaaacaaataatagaagagAAAACTGACGTCTCCAACACAAATAAACTACCTCCTAAACATTTAGGCATTG CACATTTGTTGGAGGTTTATGAGACGAGAGAACTGCTGGGCAAAGGAGGATTTGGCTCTGTGTATGCTGGTGTACGTAAAGCAGATGGATTGCCA GTTGCAATCAAGTACATCTCCAAACGTAAAGCACCTAAAAAACTGGAAATC CCTGGACATGGTTTCCTGCCCACTGAGGTAGCTTTGATGTCCATCGTAAATACAGAACCATACTGTTTGAACATCCTGCGGATTCTGGAGTGGTATGAACAGCCAAAGTGCTACTACATAGTTCTGGAACGACCCGAACCATGTGAAAACCTCCACCAGTTCTGCAGTAGGTATGGCAGCTGCTTGCCTGAGACTGTGGCTCGTTTAGTGATGGTTCAGCTGATAGATGCGCTGAAGCATTGCAAGAGCCGGGGAATTCTGCATCGTGACGTCAAGCCAGAAAACATCATGGTTCAGACGAACACTCTTAAAGTTAAGCTGATTGACTTCGGGTGCGGAGACTTGATCAAGGACAAGTACAAAGAATTTACAG GCACACCCAGCTACGCTCCTCCTGagtggtttaaaaagaaaaaatatttggcAGAACCAGCGACTGTCTGGTCTGTGGGTGTGACACTGTACAGACTGGTGTGTGGCTCTCTGCCTTTCAACACCAGGAAGGACGTGAAACATGGTCATGTGCGTTTCTCCAGAAGTCATTCTGAAG AATGCATGCATCTGATCCGTTGGTGTTTGTGCACCAAACCAGCAGGCCGTCCGAGCCTGGAGCAGATAGAGCATCACCCATGGTTTCACTTCAAAG gATCTGCACTACAAACTACTGGATAG
- the LOC124384927 gene encoding serine/threonine-protein kinase pim-1-like produces the protein RKSDNLPNDYEPHQKRQKKQIIEEKTDVSNKTNLVLYINQHTGSWNIKKRAYDQPKSSFRGKRKPDILPNDYEPHQKRQKKQIIEEKSDVSNTNKLPPKHLGIAHLLEVYETRELLGKGGFGSVYAGVRKADGLPVAIKYISKRKAPKKLEIPGHGFLPTEVALMSIVNTEPYCLNILRILEWYEQPKCYYIVLERPEPCENLHQFCSRYGSCLPETVARLVMVQLIDALKHCKSRGILHRDVKPENIMIQTNTLKVKLIDFGCGDLIKDKYKEFTGTPSYAPPEWFKKKKYLAEPATVWSVGVTLYRLVCGSLPFNTRKDVKHGHVRFSRSHSEECMHLIRWCLCTKPAGRPSLEQIEHHPWFHFKGSALQTTG, from the exons AGGAAATCTGATAACCTGCCCAATGATTATGAGCCTCatcagaagagacagaaaaaacagataATAGAAGAGAAAACGGACGTCTCCAACAAAACTAatctag ttttatacatCAATCAGCACACTGGAAGCTGGAACATAAAGAAGAGGGCATACGATCAGCCCAAGTCATCATTCAGGGGCAAAAGGAAACCTGATATTCTGCCCAATGATTATGAGCCTCatcagaagagacagaaaaaacaaataatagaagagAAATCTGACGTCTCCAACACAAATAAACTACCTCCTAAACATTTAGGCATTG CACATTTGTTGGAGGTTTATGAGACGAGAGAACTGCTGGGCAAAGGAGGATTTGGCTCTGTGTATGCTGGTGTACGTAAAGCAGATGGATTGCCA GTTGCAATCAAGTACATCTCCAAACGTAAAGCACCTAAAAAACTGGAAATC CCTGGACATGGTTTCCTGCCCACTGAGGTGGCATTAATGTCCATCGTAAATACAGAACCATACTGTTTGAACATCCTGCGGATTCTGGAGTGGTATGAACAGCCAAAGTGCTACTACATAGTTCTGGAACGACCTGAACCATGTGAAAACCTCCACCAGTTCTGCAGTAGGTATGGCAGCTGCTTGCCGGAGACTGTGGCTCGTTTAGTGATGGTTCAGCTGATAGATGCGCTGAAGCATTGCAAGAGCCGGGGAATTCTGCATCGTGACGTCAAGCCAGAAAACATCATGATTCAGACGAACACTCTTAAAGTTAAGCTGATTGACTTCGGGTGCGGAGACTTGATCAAGGACAAGTACAAAGAATTTACAG GCACACCCAGCTACGCTCCTCCTGagtggtttaaaaagaaaaagtatttggCAGAACCAGCGACTGTCTGGTCTGTGGGTGTGACACTGTACAGACTGGTGTGTGGCTCTCTGCCTTTCAACACCAGGAAGGACGTGAAACATGGTCATGTGCGTTTCTCCAGAAGTCATTCTGAAG AATGCATGCATCTGATCCGTTGGTGTTTGTGCACCAAACCAGCAGGCCGTCCGAGCCTGGAGCAGATAGAGCATCACCCATGGTTTCACTTCAAAG gATCTGCACTACAAACTACTGGATAG